In Vidua macroura isolate BioBank_ID:100142 chromosome 7, ASM2450914v1, whole genome shotgun sequence, a single genomic region encodes these proteins:
- the TSSK6 gene encoding testis-specific serine/threonine-protein kinase 6, giving the protein MQQTLQPPDAGAEQQLQKSPPGPQIMPKADGGERLLNQLGYRLGQTLGEGSFSKVKAATSSKHKGPLAVKVVDRHRASRAVVFKFLPRELSIVRKIQHPNIVRVFEVIEACNRKLYIVMEAMDTTLLQMLENLGKLPCAPNARDIFVQVVRAVRYLHDRNLVHRDLKCENVLLSADGRRAKISDFGFSKELKGYPDLSTTFCGTAAFASPEVLMGIPYDAKKYDIWSLGVMLYMMVVGNIPFDDTNVQSMPQLQKKGVMYPEGLPPLPEPCQVLITQLLQYTPSSRPGVGQIAKNRWLNGDI; this is encoded by the coding sequence ATGCAGCAGACATTACAGCCTCCCGATGCTGGGGCAGAACAGCAGCTCCAGAAAAGCCCACCGGGACCACAGATCATGCCAAAGGCCGATGGAGGAGAGAGGTTGCTCAATCAGCTAGGCTACAGGCTGGGTCAGACGCTAGGGGAGGGCAGCTTCTCCAAGGTGAAAGCGGCCACCTCCAGCAAACACAAGGGGCCCCTGGCCGTCAAGGTGGTGGACCGGCATCGAGCATCCCGAGCCGTCGTGTTCAAGTTTCTGCCTCGGGAGCTCTCCATCGTGCGTAAGATCCAGCACCCCAACATCGTGCGCGTCTTCGAGGTCATCGAGGCCTGTAACAGGAAGCTCTACATCGTGATGGAGGCCATGGACACTACCCTGCTGCAGATGTTGGAGAATCTGGGAAAGCTGCCCTGCGCCCCCAATGCCCGGGACATCTTTGTGCAGGTGGTGAGGGCCGTGCGCTACCTGCACGACCGCAACCTGGTGCACCGCGACCTCAAGTGCGAGAACGTGCTGCTCTCCGCCGACGGCCGCCGCGCCAAGATCAGCGACTTCGGCTTCAGCAAGGAGCTCAAAGGGTACCCGGACCTGAGCACCACGTTCTGCGGGACGGCGGCCTTCGCCTCCCCAGAGGTGCTCATGGGCATCCCCTATGACGCCAAGAAATACGACATATGGAGCCTGGGGGTGATGCTCTACATGATGGTGGTCGGCAACATTCCCTTTGATGATACCAATGTCCAGAGCATGCCCCAGTTGCAGAAGAAGGGGGTGATGTACCCAGAGGGGCTGCCCCCGCTGCCGGAGCCCTGCCAAGTCCTCATCACGCAGCTGCTGCAGTACACCCCATCCTCTCGGCCCGGCGTGGGGCAGATAGCCAAGAACCGCTGGCTGAACGGGGACATCTGA